The DNA region AGCTAACAAATCCTAATATAAGTTAGGCTTAGATGTGATACATTGAGGTTAGATAAGGTTTGATTGTTTCTCTCCAAATTAAGGTTTGAACAGTTCATAGAATGCACGCAAGTTCAATATTAAAGAGTGTCAATCGGATTTTTTTTTCCCTTACTATAAAGAGCAAGTATCTTGGAATGGTATGTATACAAAATTAATGTTGCTTTCTTTTGACTTCTGAATCGGATTTGATTGCTCTGGGCATTTGGTCTTTAATTGATGATTACTATTTCACCGGAGAGGATCGATGTCTATCAAACAACAATTATGGAAGCTCAATTAGCATTGTAATTGCTGGCTGAATAACTATTGTATAATCATTAGTAAATATTGTTGATGTACTATATGTAATTGCGATTTGCACTTGTTATTGGTTGAAGGAAATAAAGTAAAACCTTGGTTATTTATGAACCTATAAGATTCCTTTCCCATCTTGTAGACACGCACATAGCTCTCGTCTATGGAATTACGTGGTGCAAcgaaattttattatttattaaTAAGATTTTTTAAGTAATAGTTCAATGTAATACAATAACTTTCGAATAATTGACTTTAAACACGTGTCTGTAACACATGCATCTCCACTAGTTGAATATAAATATAAGAGATGTATAATTTGCCGGAGATGCTGTACCGACCAATATATCCTCTATTGGTCTACTTATTACAAAGTTCTAGATGCAGATCTTAGCTGTTACAAGCAAGGCAACCATCACCAAAATCATACATAGAAGATCCTCAACGCCATTCTGTTCCAAATACAGACGACCTCTAAATTCCATTAGCAAGGAAACCCAACGGGCTGTCAAGGACCCGTCCGATCGGGTCAGCGGACGGTCCAGATTAGCCGTGACCGCGCTCTCGTGCGTTTGAAAGCGGCCGCGTTCCCATTCCAAAAATTCGAAGGGCCGCCACGCTCCCTTTttaccccgccgccgccgccgcccgagaacCGGCGCCTCATCCTCCCGAGCCCCCGACCATGTCCTCCCGCTCCCCACCGCCGTTCCCGGCCGCGCGGGAGTGGCCCTGCTTCCGGTGCACGTTGAACAATCCCATCTGCTCCGACAAATGCGAGGCATGCGAGGCCCCGCGCCCCTTGGAGCTCGACGCCGACAGCCCCGTcgtcgtggccgccgccgccgccgcgttgACCCCGCTTCCGCAGTTGCGTAGGAAGCGGGAGCGCTCTCCCGCGGTTGCGGATGCCGAGTGCCCGGTGGAGGTCGACGTCGACAGCCCCGTCGGCGCGGTGGCCGCCCCCGCGTCGACACCGCTCCGGCGGTTGCGGAGGAAGGGGGATCGTGCTCAGGCGGTTGTGGAGGCGGAGCGCCCCGTGGAGGTCGACGCCGATAGCTCCACCGTCGTGGTCGACGCCTCCGCCTCGCCCCCTCGGCGGTGCGGGAGGAAGAGGGAGCGCGCTCCTGCGGTTGCGGAGGCGGAGCGCCCCGTGGAGGTCGACGCCGATAGCTCCACCGTCGTGGTCTACGCCTCCGCCTCGCCCCCTCGGCGGTGCGGGAGGAAGAGGGAGCGCGCTCCGGCGGTTGCGGAGGCGGAGCGCCCCGTGGAGGTCGACGCCGATAGCTCCACCGTCGTGGTCGACGCCTCCGCCTCGCCCCCTCGGCGGTGCGGGAGGAAGAGGGAGCGTACTCCGGCGGTTGCGGAGGCGGAGCGCCCCGTGGAGGTCGACGCCGATAGCTCCACCGTCGTGGTCGACGCCTCCGACTCGCCCCCTCGGCGGTGCGGGAGGAAGAGGGAACGCGCTGCGTCACCGGATGTCGTCGAGCTTCGCAATAGCGCGGGTcgagccgccggcggcggcgagaatgGGGAGGGCAAGGCGGCCGCCGCCAAGAAAGGTACGCTCGCAGCCCTCTGTACTGTATTGCGGGTTCGATTGATTGGGATGTTTCTGCCTGGTGAATGGGATCGCTTCGCCCCTGTTATATCTTTTGATAAAAGAATTAGATTTTGTTATTCCAATGGTTCAGGCGGCTTGTGGTGAAAATTATACAAGTATCTAGTACTTCTGATCCCCCTCAAGATGTGTTAAATGGGACATGATGTATTGCCACAGATGAGACATTGCAATAAAGTTAGTTTGAGAGTGGCCCATTACGAGTTATAACGCTATGTCAGCTGCCAATTGGTAGTCATTATTCAGGTTGTATGCCCAATTGCCCATGTCGCCATATTTCTGTTGCATGGTGAACCACTAAGCAGAATGGATGCATGACTTGTGTAGACCTTGTTGTTACCTGCTATTTTTTCTGGCATCATTTTGTTTCAAGCTGTTACTTGTGCATTTTGTATTTGTTTCAAGCTGTTCCTTGTGCATTTTTGTTTGGTATGGTAACATGAAAACTCAAAATGTTCTTCCACAGCAAGTCTTGGGATTCATTTGGATAAGAAGACCTTCAAAATCATGACATACAATGTCTGGTTCCGGGAGGATATGGAATTGAGCAGAAGGATGGATGCTCTTGGAGATCTTATTAAGCACCACAGCCCGGACTTTATATGCTTCCAGGTCCCCATTTTGGGCTTTGCGTTATTTTGTTTTCCTCTTCTTAGTGTTATCTGATATGTCGAACTGCAGGAGATTACACCATACATATATCTGCTTATGCAAAAATCTGAATGGTGGCAACAATACAAATGCTTGTTGTCACAGGAGATGTCTATTCTGAAGCCGTATTACTGCATGCAGGTAGTTGCAACATCACATAGAAAAAACTATTTCTAACTGTGCCTAAAGGGCGTACCCAGTGCCCCTTCCCCAGACCCCGCACAGAGCGGGAGCTCTCTGCACTGGGTACGCCCTTCAACTGTCCCTAAAGAAGTTACTGAATACTTTCTTTTTCATCTCCTCGTAGACACATTTTTAGTTTATGTAAAGCCTGCAAAATACAGAGGAGTTTAAAGAGTTACGCATATTGTCATATTCGTATGGTCAATCGAGACACTTACTCATATTGTTGTCAAGTTTGTACTCATATTTTTGTCAAGTTTAAATAGTTTGACTGCATGTTTCATAACTAAACTTATTCAAAAACGTATGTTTTGTTGGGTTTTGGGTTTCATGTGGTATCATGGTTACTGGATGTACTCACCTTAAGTTGAAATTCAGGGGGGTTCAATAGTATGGAGCTATATCACCATTCACTATCCACGGTTTGTAATGTTAGAAAACTTGAACTATCATTGACCTGGTGTCACTACGCAGTTTACTACCAACTCATGCACACAATAACACATTCCAGATATTAACATGCTCACAAGCTGTCATTCAGGTGTTATGAATCCCTCTCACAATTTGTGCTTAGTTTAGATTCTTCAAATTTGTTCTTTTCATAGCCTACTGATATGTTCCCTTTATTCCATAGTTCATTTATCTTTATATTTACTGATTTGTTTCAACCTCAACAATTGCAGTTGAGCAAAGTGCCAGTTGAGCCATCTGAATGTATCCCATTTTCTAACTCAATAATGGGAAGGGAGCTTTGCATCGCAAGTGTTAGCGCAGGAGACATGACGAAGTTGGTGTTAGCCACAACCCACCTAGAGAGCCCATGCCCTGCACCTCCTAAGTGGGACCAGATGTATAGCAAAGAACGTGTAGTTCAGGCAAAGAAATCCCTGGAAATTCTGGGACGCTGCCGCAATGCAATACTCTGTGGGGACATGAACTGGGATGATAAACGAGACGGCCCCTTTCCTCTGCAGGATGGGTGGATTGATGCTTGGGTTGAGCTGAAGCCCGGAGAAGATGGCTGGACCTATGACACGAAGGCCAACAGCATGCTGTCAGGCAACCGCAAGCTGCAGAAACGAATGGACCGGTTTCTGTGCAAGCTGGAAGACTTCAAGATCGATAACATTGAGATGATTGGGAAGGAGGCGATACCGGGCATCTCCTACTTCAAGGAGAAGAAGGTTCGGAAAGAGTGTCGAAAGATTCAACTGCCTGTCTTCCCTAGCGACCACTTTGGTCTTGTTCTGACCATCACCAAGCAGGGGGGTGGCAGCTTCTGAACTATTGTTACGGTGATTCTGCAGCATTGAAGGTAGTTCTCATGTGTAGTATTTAGGCCTGTCTTTATGCATATGCCCCTCGATTTTGTGAATTTTGTGAAGGAGGCAACCATTTGCTAGACGGACATGCTAATGGTGGTGATTACCAGCTGGCTGCTTGAGTTCTTGTTACTGTTTTTTTTTGCTTCGTTGTTGGTCCTTGAGATGGTGTGGATTGGCTGAAAGACAACTTTCCATTTGGCCTGACTAATATAACTACTAATATTTTAAAAAGTAAAGTTAATCAACAGTATATCTCGAGATATGCGGAGGGGAAACATCAAAAATTTTATCCATTTTGGTAATAATTAACGCTGAAGCTTATTCTTTTTTCATAAATGCTTCATTATTTTGTCCTAGctacctcctgctgctgctgctgctgcgcctATCTAGTATGGTAATATCTTGATAAACACTTTCCTGATTAGAAAGGGGGAAGCTGATATATCTGTGCTCCTTGCACAAAGTTTGATCTTAGTTTCAACATTTAAAATCAACACTATTTACTGAAAAAAATTGAAGCATTGAGATTTGTCATACCATAACTTGAGGAATTCACAATTTTATATAGTTCTGTTCCTGAGATTGTTCAGGATCTATGAATCGATACAGTTAGTGACACAAAGATGCATAGTAGATAGTACATTACAAGCACTGTTGACCATAGCTGCATTCAGTCTAAGTCAGCTCTAGAGACAAGAAAAGCCAGTAACTTAAGGGTACATGTTAATTGCTACCCTAGAGGAAAAACGGACATCGCAATTGTCAGCAATTGTGAATCCCAAGTGGCCGCTGCTTCATTTCGTTGCTTACATTCTAAGGTTCCTGAGCCACTTCACTCTTTACATGTACCCATACAAGTTGAACTTTCCACAAAGGTTTAATTTACAAGATACTATCGTGAGCCTACTGACTCCAACAATAAAGCCATATTAGAGCTAGAAAAGCACCATTGGTTCCTAGATAATCTAGCTTGCTCAGCTTGGAACATTCCAATCCCCATGTGTAGCGAATTCACCACCTCTGTGTAGCATGCCAACACAAAATCATCAAGGACCAAAGGTGATTCTCTGCACAAGATCAGGTCTTCTCTTGCTTGTCATCCGAAGGAGGCCAGTGATTTGCATCTCAGTAACAGCTCTGCAGAATCTTGTTCTGGAAGACACGTGTCAAGGATTATGTTGACTTAAAATCATGTGTAAGATACAATGAATCAATACTTTTCAGGAAAATATTAGTGGTACCATGCTCCCCTACAAACTAATTGCACGAATCCAAAAGTAGTAGTGAGTAGAGGAATAGTCTGTTGTCCAAGTTAGGTTCTTATCATGCCCTCAAATTTCTGATTTTCCAATTTTCTGGAGAGCAAAGAAACACTACAGAAATATATTTATTGACAATTTATAGTTGAAGGATACTGGATCATAGCTTCACTCTCTGGAGGTGTGGATTTTGATTTCTTTTTTGAGGGAGAACTGTATGATTTCCGTTTGACTTTTGAATTTCTGCTGTTGATAATTCCCTCAAAGGATATGTACCAATCATGAAGGTTAATTACATCACCATATTCTTGGGCTAGATTGCACCTGCAAAGCAAAAGGATACAGTTCATCTCACCAAGAGTAATTTAAATTAGTCTCCAGCGTTCATTAAAAAAAATTCAATTGGATCCCTATTCTTTTAATGTTGCAGGTACTCCAAACTTGAAGCTGAAATAATAGCTCGTGGACCTTTCTTAGATGCAAAGCCCAACTGGAAGCACTGCGCTGTTCAAAGGGTGGTAGCTGGTGGACTTGGGTGTAATAAGAGTATTTTGATTAAGGTTTAAAAAAGGATAAGTACCACACAACCATTTCCTCTATGCCATCTTTCCACAGTTCCCCGCTAAATGAGCAGTTCATCTAGAGACATGAAAAATATTCAATAAAGTTACATAGTCTCCTTTTCTTCCAGGCAGTCAGGTCCTCAGTTTTGTTTGGATAAAACTGAAAGCATATATATTCTATTGAAATTGTGTGACGGGCAGTCAGGTCCACAAAGTTCCTTAGTATATTTTTTGTAAATAACCATTTGTCATTGTTTTTCCTTAATCATGGGGGAGTAGCATCAATATTCCATAAATCACAACTTTCCAGATACCAGTCAAATGTTATTTAATGAATATATGGACTTACATAATTGATGTGTCATGCAAGGATCCTGACAAAGCAGTTCCAGTCCTACTGCAACAAGAGCATTTCAGATGGCTCTGTGACTTCAGTAGATCAAGTTGAACCATTCTTCTTGGATTTCCAATCAGTGCCTGGATTGAGAAACAATACTAGAAATCAGGGTAATGTTGTTTTACAGGTTTGCTATTATTATATAAATAGATGTGACAAGATAGCATCAGTTTTGTTTTTAGAACAGGACTAGATAATTTAACACCATTGGTAAGTAAGAACCACACTTACAGATTGGAGAACACCAACATTCTTGAAGCAGATGATTTCATGAAAAGGTAAACACTCAACAGGCACCAAATATTTCCTATTTGAATATACAGAATTCAGATGCTTACAGGAAAAAAACTGAATTAAATGAAAAAATTAAAAGAACCTTCCAAAATAAAGTGATAAAAATGTTTTCTTAGTGCACAAAACATAACTAAAGGGTTGATTATGATGCCAACACAATGTATGAAATTTTTTATCTTAAAGGTCCTGTTACTATATCTTTTACCTAGTAATGTCCTGTAATAGCAAGGCAACTTTCTCATTCAATGGAGCTGTCGCATTTCCAGTACTGCCAGTTGATCTCCTGATGCAGCATAAAAAAATGATAGTGAGACAATTTGAGGTAATAAAAAAATAGTATAATGGAGATTCGACTACCTAATATACTCAACCTTACGTTACTAGTACAATATTGTACCTTAAGGAATGATAAACTAGCCAGATTGATTACCAAGATGTTCAATGATTCTACTACACTAATTATATTCGGTACAAATATTCTTGTTCGTCCTTCCTCTTCAATCAAATTTTACATGGGAAGGGACTCACCTATTCCACTTTTCCTTTGTGGCCCTCGCACTATCTGCATCAATTGTGGTTGACTGAAGCTCTTTCACTTTGTCATTGATCTAGAAAGGGAATAAGCACTTTGAGAACTAGCGCAACTGTATATTGAAAGTACTATGTTTGACCCTGCAATAAATTCACATTTGGTTTCTTCATTTAAACTAAGCGCTAATGTATCCATTTGAGCAGAGAAAGGTTATCCGAGGAAAAATGTTCTCAAGGCAGTCGGACAGAAAAAAAAGCAAAAAGGAAACAAAAATCACCAACCATTTGAACATCAAAGAACAAAACTTATAGCTTTCTTTTTTCAGAAGAAATACAAATAAACAACCAGAATTAGCAAAAGCCATCATAGTAAGCACGAACACCTGCCGGCGTTAACACGGAGagaaaaatataaaaagtcAGTTCTTGTGGTTTACCATAAAGAAACAAAATGACAAAAAAATATCTGGTACATTAAGGTACTGGATGGCATATGTATTTTCTAATAAACAGTATGCCATATGAAAGAGACATTTACAAAGAATGCAAGCACTACTAGCTGATAGATCAGTTTAGTATGCACGCCGAACTGTTTTTAAGAAGAAATAAAGCAATGTGAGCACACCTCACTCATTCCCCTTAAATGGATGCTCCAAACTTCAAGTACATGTAATAAAGTTTCCATTGGCAGGTACCTGAGAAGAACACACTTCAATCACTCTTACGCTCCAGAAGAACATAATTGCAATTGGAAATAAATGAAACAAATTACTCGCATCAGTGACTCAATATTGCTTCATTGGATCAGCAACACTCCGACTCTGTTAGGTAATCTTGACATCTAAGATCTAACAATAGCATTACTTTGGACCTAGTCTTCTCTCAACCCATTTAAGCTGTCGtttttttccatttctttttctgTTCAGGGAAAGGCTTCCTATCCTAGTAATTCTAAGGTATTGAGACCAGGTTGTCAAGCATGTAGCCTCAGCCCTTGATCGTTTGCACCAAGAACACATCCTTGAGCAATCCAGTTCTAATAATGGTAATAAAGCAGATTTGTGCAGTCAAATCCTGAAACCAACTTTTGACATCTTACCTTATGGCATTCATTACTTGGGCCATATATACTTTACCAGATCCCGACTTCATTCCTGATAATTTTTCAATGTTCAATTTAGAGACCGGCGGCTCAGGATTTGATACATTTTGAGTTTGCAGATCTGGGTTGACTGCCTCACAGAAAATATCTAAAAGCTGCACTTTGTCATGTCTTCCAGCTTCATACAGGCACTGTGTATATGAGACACATTATTATTATTATGGCACTTTAGATAAGATTTCACTGTAACGACTTGCAATGACTGACAGATTTGATATAAAAACACAACAATTCACGGATGGAATGAAAACTTACCAAGAGAACAGAACTCCAATCCTTTTGCAATTTCAGTAGCGTAGACAATCCTTTTACCATGTCGTTGCTAGAATGGCTCAAGTTTGTTGCACTGCAATAAAAGTTTTATAATAAAGTGTTCCAGTACAATACTTATCAAAGACTGTGTTGCTAAGTCTTATACCTTGTACATGAGGGAAGAGCAAAAGCGTATTTCTGTATCACTTGAGGTAGCGCTTCAAATTTATCATGCCAAAATTCCTAAGTGGTATAAATCAACCATAAGTTAGATTTGGATGATGGAGAAAGAAAATAAATAACGTCAGTTAGTTGTTAGACAATAAATATAGGAGAAACTAAAAGTCATACTATACTTACTAGTACTAACATATAAAATTATAAAGAGTTAATATTTTATGATCTTCAGAATAGGAATAATAACAGCAACCTCACAATCTTCCTCAAGTACTCCCA from Panicum hallii strain FIL2 chromosome 9, PHallii_v3.1, whole genome shotgun sequence includes:
- the LOC112873681 gene encoding origin of replication complex subunit 3-like — translated: MSAHPGDAPLTAANNIQPFFVLHKAAAAAASSVPSSRTRRRIDASLPSSPNPKSAKRPRDVDAQDEEDSELYEQLRLEAFHRIWSRIQSTIDEVLRGINLKLFDQVLQWAQESFSAIRAVAKPCHDEVRQPYPLLTDVICRRIPTAFVLTKNAESVDDITTFRDLAGHLQSSGCHLAKLSAAELSVKHGIGGCFRSLLRQLLSDVPDVADVSALASWYCEAENYDQPIIVIIDDLEQCSGDVLGELVMMLSEWVIKIPIFFVMGIATTLDAPKKLLSSEALQQLEPCKLTLGSPSDRMNALVEAILVKPCAGFCISHEVTMFLRNYFFRHDGTITSFISALKLACSKHFSMEPLSFLCMGVLEEDCEEFWHDKFEALPQVIQKYAFALPSCTSATNLSHSSNDMVKGLSTLLKLQKDWSSVLLCLYEAGRHDKVQLLDIFCEAVNPDLQTQNVSNPEPPVSKLNIEKLSGMKSGSGKVYMAQVMNAIRYLPMETLLHVLEVWSIHLRGMSEINDKVKELQSTTIDADSARATKEKWNRRSTGSTGNATAPLNEKVALLLQDITRKYLVPVECLPFHEIICFKNVGVLQSALIGNPRRMVQLDLLKSQSHLKCSCCSRTGTALSGSLHDTSIMCNLAQEYGDVINLHDWYISFEGIINSRNSKVKRKSYSSPSKKKSKSTPPESEAMIQTRFCRAVTEMQITGLLRMTSKRRPDLVQRITFGP
- the LOC112873002 gene encoding uncharacterized protein LOC112873002 — encoded protein: MSSRSPPPFPAAREWPCFRCTLNNPICSDKCEACEAPRPLELDADSPVVVAAAAAALTPLPQLRRKRERSPAVADAECPVEVDVDSPVGAVAAPASTPLRRLRRKGDRAQAVVEAERPVEVDADSSTVVVDASASPPRRCGRKRERAPAVAEAERPVEVDADSSTVVVYASASPPRRCGRKRERAPAVAEAERPVEVDADSSTVVVDASASPPRRCGRKRERTPAVAEAERPVEVDADSSTVVVDASDSPPRRCGRKRERAASPDVVELRNSAGRAAGGGENGEGKAAAAKKASLGIHLDKKTFKIMTYNVWFREDMELSRRMDALGDLIKHHSPDFICFQEITPYIYLLMQKSEWWQQYKCLLSQEMSILKPYYCMQLSKVPVEPSECIPFSNSIMGRELCIASVSAGDMTKLVLATTHLESPCPAPPKWDQMYSKERVVQAKKSLEILGRCRNAILCGDMNWDDKRDGPFPLQDGWIDAWVELKPGEDGWTYDTKANSMLSGNRKLQKRMDRFLCKLEDFKIDNIEMIGKEAIPGISYFKEKKVRKECRKIQLPVFPSDHFGLVLTITKQGGGSF